One genomic window of Cupriavidus oxalaticus includes the following:
- a CDS encoding hydroxyacid dehydrogenase: MKRICISEFMDDAAVQALRAGFDLRYEPGWVDRRAELLDALPGAQALIVRNRTQVDAALLAGAPSLRVVGRLGVGLDNIDVEACRERGIRVIPAAGANARSVAEYVVTTAALLLRGAYGSSAQVAAGQWPRARLSEGREALGKTLGLVGFGDIGRQAAALAQAFGMQVAAFDPMLAADDPVWARTGVRSVALDTLLAQSDAVSLHVPLVAATRHLLDAQRIAGMKRGAVLINTARGGVVDEAALAQALRDGHLGGAALDVFEHEPLPAGSVLADVPNLILTPHIGGVTQEANARVSMMIAQQVRQTLEDMT; this comes from the coding sequence ATGAAGCGCATCTGCATCAGCGAGTTCATGGACGATGCCGCGGTGCAGGCGCTGCGCGCGGGCTTCGACCTGCGGTACGAGCCGGGCTGGGTCGACCGCCGCGCCGAACTGCTCGATGCGCTGCCCGGCGCGCAGGCGTTGATCGTGCGCAACCGCACGCAGGTCGACGCGGCGCTGCTGGCCGGTGCGCCGTCGCTGCGCGTGGTCGGGCGGCTCGGGGTTGGGCTCGACAATATCGATGTCGAGGCCTGCCGCGAGCGCGGCATCCGCGTGATCCCCGCGGCCGGGGCTAACGCGCGCTCGGTGGCCGAGTACGTGGTCACCACCGCGGCGCTGCTGCTGCGCGGCGCCTACGGCAGCAGCGCGCAAGTGGCCGCGGGGCAGTGGCCGCGCGCACGCCTGTCGGAGGGCAGGGAGGCACTGGGCAAGACGCTGGGGCTGGTGGGCTTCGGCGACATCGGCAGGCAGGCCGCCGCGCTGGCGCAGGCGTTCGGCATGCAGGTGGCGGCATTCGATCCGATGCTGGCCGCGGACGACCCGGTATGGGCCCGCACCGGCGTGCGCAGTGTCGCGCTCGACACGCTGCTGGCGCAGTCCGACGCGGTCAGCCTGCATGTGCCGCTCGTCGCCGCCACGCGGCACCTGCTCGACGCGCAGCGGATCGCCGGCATGAAGCGTGGCGCGGTGCTGATCAACACTGCCCGCGGCGGCGTGGTCGACGAGGCCGCGCTGGCGCAGGCGCTGCGCGACGGACATCTCGGTGGCGCCGCGCTTGACGTCTTCGAGCACGAGCCCTTGCCCGCAGGCAGCGTGCTCGCCGACGTGCCCAACCTGATCCTGACGCCGCATATCGGCGGCGTGACGCAGGAGGCCAATGCACGGGTATCGATGATGATCGCGCAACAAGTGCGGCAGACGCTGGAGGACATGACATGA
- a CDS encoding UxaA family hydrolase, translating to MSVIDQNTTFWGYRRDNGRVGVRNHVIILPLDDLSNAAAEAVAVAIKGTMAIPHPYGRLQFGPDLDLHFRTLIGAGSNPNVAAVVVIGIEDGWTKKVVDGIAKTGKPVVGFGIEGHGDHDTIMRASKAAKEYVQYATALHRVECPISELWVSTKCGESDTTSGCGANPTVGNAFDKLHPLGTTLVFGETSELTGGEHIVAARCANDEVRHQFMAMFERYQGMIDRWKTSDLSESQPTKGNIAGGLTTIEEKALGNIQKIGKKCTVDGVLDKAEEPTHPGLWFMDSSSAAAEMVTLCAAAGYVVHFFPTGQGNVIGNPIVPVIKLCANPRTVRLMSEHMDVDCSGLLQRELTLDQAGDKLLECMLATVNGRWTAAEALGHREFVLTRIHESA from the coding sequence ATGTCCGTGATCGATCAAAACACCACCTTCTGGGGCTACCGCCGCGACAACGGCCGCGTCGGCGTGCGCAACCACGTCATCATCCTGCCGCTGGACGACCTGTCCAACGCCGCCGCCGAGGCGGTTGCCGTCGCCATCAAGGGCACCATGGCGATTCCCCACCCGTATGGCCGCCTGCAGTTCGGGCCGGACCTGGACCTGCACTTCCGCACGCTGATCGGCGCGGGCAGCAACCCCAATGTCGCCGCCGTGGTGGTGATCGGCATCGAGGACGGCTGGACCAAGAAGGTGGTCGACGGCATCGCCAAGACCGGCAAGCCGGTGGTCGGCTTCGGCATCGAGGGCCATGGCGACCACGACACCATCATGCGGGCGTCGAAGGCGGCGAAGGAGTACGTGCAGTACGCCACCGCGCTGCACCGGGTGGAATGCCCGATCAGCGAGCTTTGGGTGTCGACCAAGTGCGGCGAGTCGGATACCACGTCCGGCTGCGGCGCCAACCCGACCGTCGGCAATGCCTTCGACAAGCTGCACCCGCTCGGCACCACGCTGGTCTTCGGCGAGACCTCCGAGCTGACCGGCGGCGAACATATCGTGGCGGCGCGCTGCGCCAACGACGAAGTACGCCACCAGTTCATGGCCATGTTCGAGCGCTACCAGGGCATGATCGACCGCTGGAAGACCTCGGACCTGTCGGAGTCGCAGCCGACCAAGGGCAATATCGCCGGCGGCCTCACCACGATCGAGGAGAAGGCGCTGGGCAATATCCAGAAGATCGGCAAGAAGTGCACGGTCGACGGCGTGCTCGACAAGGCCGAGGAGCCGACTCACCCGGGCCTGTGGTTCATGGATTCGTCGTCGGCCGCGGCGGAGATGGTCACGCTGTGCGCCGCCGCCGGCTATGTGGTGCATTTCTTCCCGACCGGGCAGGGCAACGTGATCGGCAACCCGATCGTGCCGGTGATCAAGCTGTGTGCCAACCCGCGCACGGTGCGGCTGATGAGCGAGCATATGGATGTCGATTGCTCGGGCCTGCTGCAGCGCGAGCTGACGCTGGACCAGGCCGGCGACAAGCTGCTCGAGTGCATGCTGGCCACGGTCAACGGGCGCTGGACCGCGGCTGAGGCGCTCGGCCACCGCGAGTTCGTGCTGACCCGCATCCACGAGTCGGCATGA
- a CDS encoding sensor histidine kinase, with product MSLLQLPWRRAHRAVPPPSHTTPGTPGTPGTDQELADALPHLEESTATPAPRSLFGEILDWMLAPLLLLWPMSIAVTYLVAKSIANGPFDRALEASAIVLSQQLREVNGRVTLQLPLSAREILRADETDNIYYQVVGKRGEYIAGDHDLPLPSEEDQGHAGLVSLRDDRIAGNDVRVAYTYVDLRNVSGSQPVLVQVAETLDKRARLANEIIKGVILPQFVILPLAVVLVWFGLSRGLAPLTAIQQRIRARNPGDTSPIDERAAPQEITPLVGSFNDLLAQLDQSVQTQKRFIADAAHQMKTPLAGLRMQAELAQREQSPEELRRSLAQIAGSSERTAHLVTQLLSLARMENLAGTGGMGELDLCALAREVVKDWLPQAWARDIDLGLDAADHPVTVLGNGLMLTEMLNNLLDNAIRYTPRGGHATVRVSADAFEPFAYLDVEDTGPGIAPADRERVMERFYRVLGTNTEGSGLGLAIVREIVQQHGGDVQISDHVYQQSPRLAGAHFRVTLRRPTETPT from the coding sequence ATGAGCCTGCTGCAACTGCCCTGGCGGCGCGCGCACCGCGCCGTGCCACCACCCTCCCATACCACACCTGGCACGCCTGGCACGCCCGGCACCGACCAGGAACTGGCCGACGCACTGCCTCACCTGGAGGAAAGCACCGCCACGCCCGCGCCGCGCTCGCTGTTCGGCGAGATCCTCGACTGGATGCTGGCGCCACTGCTGCTGCTGTGGCCGATGAGCATCGCGGTAACCTACCTGGTGGCCAAGTCGATCGCCAACGGCCCGTTCGACCGGGCGCTGGAAGCCAGCGCCATCGTGCTATCGCAGCAGCTGCGCGAGGTCAACGGCCGCGTCACGCTGCAGCTGCCGCTGTCGGCGCGCGAGATCCTGCGCGCCGACGAGACCGACAATATCTATTACCAGGTAGTCGGCAAGCGCGGCGAGTACATCGCCGGCGACCACGACCTGCCGCTGCCGTCGGAAGAAGACCAGGGCCACGCCGGCCTGGTGTCGCTGCGCGACGACCGCATCGCCGGCAACGATGTGCGCGTGGCCTACACCTACGTCGACCTGCGCAACGTCAGCGGCAGCCAGCCGGTGCTGGTGCAGGTGGCCGAGACGCTCGACAAGCGCGCGCGCCTGGCCAACGAGATCATCAAGGGCGTGATCCTGCCCCAGTTCGTGATCCTGCCGCTGGCGGTGGTGCTGGTGTGGTTCGGGCTCTCGCGCGGGCTGGCGCCGCTGACCGCGATCCAGCAGCGCATCCGCGCACGCAACCCCGGCGACACCAGTCCCATCGACGAACGCGCCGCACCGCAGGAGATCACGCCGCTGGTGGGATCGTTCAACGACCTGCTGGCGCAGCTGGACCAGTCGGTGCAGACGCAGAAGCGCTTTATCGCCGATGCCGCGCACCAGATGAAGACACCGCTGGCGGGGCTGCGCATGCAGGCCGAGCTGGCGCAGCGCGAGCAGTCGCCGGAAGAGCTGCGGCGCTCGCTGGCACAGATCGCCGGCAGCTCCGAGCGCACCGCGCACCTGGTCACGCAACTGCTGTCGCTGGCGCGTATGGAAAACCTGGCCGGCACCGGCGGCATGGGCGAGCTGGACCTGTGCGCGCTGGCGCGCGAGGTGGTCAAGGACTGGCTGCCGCAGGCCTGGGCGCGCGACATCGACCTGGGGCTGGACGCCGCCGACCACCCGGTCACGGTGCTGGGCAACGGGCTGATGCTGACGGAGATGCTCAACAACCTGCTCGACAATGCCATCCGCTATACGCCGCGCGGCGGGCATGCGACGGTGCGGGTCAGCGCCGATGCCTTCGAGCCGTTTGCCTACCTCGACGTGGAAGACACCGGCCCGGGCATCGCGCCGGCCGATCGCGAACGCGTGATGGAGCGCTTCTACCGCGTGCTCGGCACCAATACCGAAGGCAGCGGGCTGGGCCTGGCCATCGTGCGCGAGATCGTACAGCAGCACGGCGGCGACGTGCAGATTTCAGACCACGTCTACCAGCAATCGCCGCGCCTGGCCGGTGCGCATTTCCGCGTGACATTGCGCCGCCCAACCGAAACTCCGACGTGA
- a CDS encoding DUF4212 domain-containing protein has protein sequence MNDVPAADLAEARQRQAWHLNLRWIVGLLAIWFVVTFGVAWFARELRFDFFGWPFSFWVGAQGALVVYVLMAALYAWRMNRADEASDEAVAPAPLPSQGALRGPGSDVA, from the coding sequence ATGAACGACGTTCCCGCCGCTGACCTCGCCGAAGCCCGCCAGCGCCAGGCCTGGCACCTCAACCTGCGCTGGATCGTTGGGCTGCTGGCGATCTGGTTCGTGGTGACCTTCGGGGTGGCGTGGTTTGCGCGCGAACTGCGCTTCGACTTTTTCGGCTGGCCGTTCTCGTTCTGGGTGGGGGCCCAGGGAGCACTGGTGGTCTACGTGCTGATGGCCGCGCTGTACGCCTGGCGGATGAACCGCGCCGACGAAGCTTCCGACGAAGCTGTCGCACCCGCCCCCCTGCCTTCGCAGGGTGCCTTGCGCGGGCCGGGCTCCGATGTTGCATAG
- a CDS encoding GntR family transcriptional regulator, translating into MGARFDAASAIGGVLYKDVKQAILSALAEGEWKPGEAIPSERKLIERFGVSIGTLRKAIDELVAEGIMIRHQGRGTFVATHRQEDHFFRFFRIVRQDGHREYPTVRLARFRRAKADKDEAAALGLAVGEPVFRFANVLSLEGTPMMIDAITVPEERFKGLTEKQLRERPNTLYNFYQDSFGINIIRTEERLRSALADEDDHQLLGVAVGSPLLKILRVASSYHDERIEYRVSRLDTSRHEFLLTQP; encoded by the coding sequence GTGGGTGCCAGATTTGATGCCGCCAGTGCGATCGGCGGCGTCCTGTACAAGGACGTCAAGCAGGCCATTCTCTCCGCGCTGGCGGAGGGCGAGTGGAAGCCGGGAGAAGCCATTCCGTCCGAGCGCAAGCTGATCGAGCGCTTTGGCGTGTCGATCGGCACGCTGCGCAAGGCGATCGACGAACTGGTGGCCGAAGGCATTATGATCCGGCACCAGGGACGCGGCACCTTCGTCGCCACGCACCGGCAGGAGGATCACTTCTTCCGCTTCTTCCGTATCGTGCGCCAGGATGGCCATCGCGAATATCCGACCGTACGCCTGGCCAGGTTCCGGCGCGCGAAGGCCGACAAGGACGAGGCGGCCGCCCTGGGGCTGGCCGTCGGTGAACCCGTGTTCCGCTTCGCCAACGTCCTGTCGCTGGAAGGCACGCCGATGATGATCGATGCCATCACCGTGCCGGAAGAGCGCTTCAAGGGCCTGACGGAGAAGCAATTGCGCGAGCGGCCCAATACGCTCTACAACTTCTACCAGGATAGCTTCGGCATCAATATCATCCGCACCGAAGAGCGGCTGCGCTCCGCGCTGGCGGACGAAGATGACCACCAGCTGCTGGGCGTTGCCGTGGGCAGTCCGTTGCTGAAGATCCTGCGCGTGGCCTCGTCCTACCACGACGAGCGGATCGAGTACCGCGTGTCGCGGCTCGATACCAGCCGGCATGAGTTCCTGTTGACGCAGCCGTAG
- a CDS encoding Ldh family oxidoreductase yields the protein MTRVPMTQVERIANAALRRAGASQLQADATAAALVRADAAGLASHGVSRVPMYVAHLRADRVDGRATPTVRRARASAALVDAGCGFAFPACDLAIAEAMGRAYETGVGVAAVTNSYHFGAAALPLDPVARAGMVGIAMGNSPAAMPAWGGRRPLFGTNPIAAVFPRRGHAPIVIDLSLSEVARGKIMVAAKQGKPIPLGWALDEAGQPTTDAQAALRGSMLPAGGVKGAMLALMVELLVTSLAGASFGAEADSFFTDAGNRPRIGQLFIALDPGAFAGSDAYDGRVEALLQAMLDDEGTRLPGARRDAAQADAQAHGIDIPEALLSELRELAGELAEEVQEGKA from the coding sequence ATGACCCGGGTGCCGATGACGCAAGTGGAGCGGATCGCCAACGCCGCGCTTCGGCGTGCGGGCGCGAGCCAGCTGCAGGCCGACGCAACGGCCGCGGCGCTGGTGCGTGCCGATGCGGCGGGGCTGGCGTCGCACGGTGTATCGCGGGTACCCATGTATGTGGCGCACCTGCGCGCGGATCGTGTCGACGGCCGCGCGACGCCCACGGTGCGGCGCGCACGCGCCAGCGCGGCGCTGGTCGATGCGGGGTGCGGCTTCGCCTTCCCGGCATGCGACCTGGCGATTGCCGAGGCAATGGGCCGGGCCTATGAGACCGGTGTCGGTGTCGCGGCAGTCACCAATAGCTACCACTTCGGCGCGGCCGCGCTGCCGCTCGATCCGGTGGCGCGCGCGGGCATGGTGGGCATCGCCATGGGCAACTCGCCCGCAGCAATGCCTGCCTGGGGAGGACGGCGCCCGCTGTTCGGCACCAATCCCATTGCCGCGGTGTTTCCGCGCCGGGGCCACGCGCCGATCGTGATCGACCTGTCGTTGTCCGAAGTCGCACGCGGCAAGATCATGGTGGCGGCGAAGCAGGGCAAGCCGATTCCCCTGGGTTGGGCTTTGGACGAAGCCGGCCAGCCGACGACCGATGCGCAGGCCGCGTTGCGCGGCTCGATGCTGCCCGCCGGCGGCGTCAAGGGCGCGATGCTGGCGTTGATGGTCGAGCTGCTGGTGACCTCGCTGGCAGGTGCCAGCTTCGGCGCCGAAGCGGATTCCTTTTTCACGGACGCCGGCAACCGGCCGCGCATCGGCCAGCTCTTCATAGCGCTGGACCCGGGCGCGTTCGCGGGCTCCGACGCCTATGACGGACGTGTCGAAGCCCTGTTGCAGGCAATGCTGGATGACGAGGGCACGCGCCTGCCAGGCGCGCGGCGCGATGCCGCGCAGGCCGACGCGCAGGCCCATGGCATAGACATCCCCGAGGCCCTGCTAAGTGAGCTGCGCGAACTGGCGGGCGAACTGGCGGAAGAGGTGCAGGAGGGCAAGGCCTAG
- a CDS encoding MFS transporter — translation MANVQNVAVPGGGAQNAPMTREERKVILASSLGTVFEWYDFYLYGSLAAIIAKQFFAGLDPTSAFIFALLAFAAGFIVRPFGALVFGRLGDMIGRKYTFLVTILIMGLSTFIVGLLPGFATIGWAAPVILIALRMLQGLALGGEYGGAATYVAEHAPHGKRGAYTSWIQTTATLGLFLSLIVILLCRELTGPNFEVWGWRIPFLLSILLLGMSVYIRLSMNESPAFQRMKAEGKTSKAPLTESFAQWRNLKIVILALLGLTAGQAVVWYTGQFYALFFLTQVLKVDAKTANLLIAGALVIGTPFFIFFGSLSDKIGRKWIIMAGCALAVLTYFPLFKALTHYANPALERAQQTAQIVVTADPKQCSFQGSPIAREIDFRSSCDIAKRTLAQSSASYEVVEAPAGTMATVKIGDKEIKAFDAKLANGHSFDDASKAQIAAFKKEVSGAMSAAGYPAKADPAQMNTIMVLVILVILVIYVTMVYGPIAAMLVELFPTRIRYTSMSLPYHIGNGWFGGLLPTISFALVAQNGNIYYGLWYPIIIAAITFVIGALFVRETKDVDIYAHD, via the coding sequence ATGGCAAACGTGCAAAACGTTGCGGTACCCGGAGGGGGTGCGCAAAACGCACCGATGACACGCGAGGAGCGCAAGGTGATCCTTGCCTCGTCGCTGGGCACGGTGTTCGAGTGGTACGACTTTTACCTGTACGGCTCGCTGGCAGCGATCATCGCCAAGCAGTTCTTCGCCGGCCTGGATCCGACCTCGGCCTTCATCTTCGCACTGCTCGCCTTTGCCGCCGGCTTTATCGTGCGGCCGTTCGGCGCACTGGTGTTCGGGCGCCTCGGCGACATGATCGGGCGCAAGTACACCTTCCTGGTGACCATCCTGATCATGGGCCTGTCGACCTTCATCGTCGGCCTGCTGCCGGGCTTTGCCACCATCGGCTGGGCGGCCCCGGTGATCCTGATCGCGCTGCGCATGCTGCAGGGCCTGGCGCTCGGCGGCGAGTACGGCGGTGCCGCCACCTACGTGGCCGAGCACGCGCCGCACGGCAAGCGCGGCGCCTACACCTCGTGGATCCAGACCACCGCCACGCTCGGCCTGTTCCTGTCGCTGATCGTGATCCTGCTGTGCCGCGAGCTGACCGGCCCGAACTTTGAAGTCTGGGGCTGGCGCATCCCGTTCCTGCTGTCGATCCTGCTGCTGGGGATGTCGGTGTACATCCGGCTGTCGATGAATGAATCGCCGGCATTCCAGCGCATGAAGGCCGAGGGCAAGACCTCCAAGGCCCCGCTGACCGAGTCCTTCGCGCAGTGGCGCAACCTGAAGATCGTGATCCTGGCCCTGCTCGGCCTGACCGCCGGCCAGGCCGTGGTCTGGTACACCGGCCAGTTCTACGCGCTGTTCTTCCTGACGCAGGTGCTCAAGGTCGATGCCAAGACGGCCAACCTGCTGATCGCCGGCGCCCTGGTGATCGGCACGCCGTTCTTCATCTTCTTCGGCTCGCTGTCGGACAAGATCGGGCGCAAGTGGATCATCATGGCGGGCTGCGCGCTGGCCGTGCTGACCTATTTCCCGCTGTTCAAGGCGCTGACCCACTACGCCAACCCGGCGCTGGAGCGCGCGCAGCAGACCGCTCAGATCGTGGTGACCGCGGATCCGAAGCAGTGCTCGTTCCAGGGCAGCCCGATCGCCCGCGAGATCGACTTCCGCAGCTCGTGCGATATCGCCAAGCGTACCCTGGCCCAGTCGTCCGCCAGCTATGAGGTGGTGGAAGCCCCGGCCGGCACGATGGCGACGGTCAAGATCGGCGACAAGGAAATCAAGGCCTTCGACGCCAAGCTGGCCAATGGCCACAGCTTCGACGACGCCAGCAAGGCGCAGATCGCGGCGTTCAAGAAGGAGGTGAGCGGCGCGATGTCCGCCGCCGGCTACCCGGCCAAGGCCGACCCGGCGCAGATGAACACGATCATGGTGCTGGTGATCCTGGTCATCCTGGTCATCTACGTGACCATGGTCTACGGCCCGATCGCCGCCATGCTGGTGGAGCTGTTCCCGACGCGCATCCGCTATACCTCGATGTCGCTGCCCTACCATATCGGCAACGGCTGGTTCGGCGGCCTGCTGCCCACCATCTCGTTCGCGCTGGTGGCCCAGAACGGCAATATCTACTACGGCCTGTGGTACCCGATCATCATCGCGGCCATCACCTTCGTGATCGGTGCGCTGTTCGTGCGGGAAACCAAGGACGTGGATATCTACGCCCACGACTGA
- a CDS encoding Bug family tripartite tricarboxylate transporter substrate binding protein: MYRGLIRTALRYGAGALVALSAVSTLTGLASAPAAAQGTAQASVPAHDYPGKPIRYVVPFAAGGLTDIMARLVGHQLAEEWKRPVVVDNKPGGNANIGADQVAKAPADGYTWLAVTLTHASNVTLFPKLPFSMQKDLVPVARIASSPMLVVVPASSPVKSLKDLDAAAQKGKLNAGSSGNGTPPHLTLALFESLTGANLTHVPYKGGAPSMTDLIGGQIDVVFSNFPESLAYVKGGKLRALAVTTRERHPLLPDVPTVAEAGYPDLIVENWTGLMMPAGTPRPIVDKVAASVARMLQSDAMRERIVAAGFSPAPQTSGPFAEYFNGEVTRWARLIEEKHIRAE; the protein is encoded by the coding sequence ATGTATCGAGGTTTGATTCGCACCGCGCTCAGGTATGGGGCCGGCGCGCTTGTCGCGTTGTCCGCAGTATCCACGCTCACCGGACTGGCTTCGGCGCCGGCCGCCGCACAGGGCACGGCGCAGGCGTCGGTGCCCGCCCATGACTATCCCGGCAAGCCGATCCGCTACGTGGTGCCGTTCGCGGCCGGTGGCCTGACGGACATCATGGCGCGGCTGGTCGGGCACCAGCTCGCGGAAGAGTGGAAGCGGCCCGTGGTGGTCGACAACAAGCCCGGCGGCAACGCGAACATCGGCGCCGACCAGGTCGCGAAGGCACCCGCCGACGGCTATACCTGGCTCGCGGTCACGCTGACGCATGCCTCCAATGTGACGCTGTTCCCCAAGCTGCCGTTCAGCATGCAGAAAGACCTGGTGCCGGTAGCGCGCATCGCCTCGTCGCCGATGCTGGTGGTGGTGCCGGCCAGTTCTCCGGTCAAGTCGCTGAAGGACCTGGACGCCGCGGCGCAGAAGGGCAAGCTCAATGCCGGCTCCAGCGGCAACGGTACGCCGCCGCACCTGACGCTGGCGCTGTTCGAAAGCCTGACCGGCGCCAACCTGACCCATGTGCCGTACAAGGGCGGGGCGCCTTCGATGACCGACCTGATCGGCGGCCAGATCGATGTGGTGTTCTCCAATTTTCCGGAGTCGCTGGCCTATGTGAAGGGCGGCAAGCTGCGCGCGCTGGCGGTGACCACGCGTGAACGGCATCCGCTGCTGCCCGACGTGCCGACCGTGGCCGAGGCGGGCTATCCCGACCTGATCGTCGAGAACTGGACCGGCCTGATGATGCCGGCGGGGACGCCCAGGCCGATCGTCGACAAGGTTGCCGCGTCGGTGGCGCGCATGCTGCAGTCCGACGCGATGCGCGAGCGCATTGTGGCGGCCGGCTTCAGCCCGGCGCCGCAGACCAGCGGCCCCTTCGCCGAATACTTCAACGGCGAGGTGACGCGATGGGCAAGGCTGATCGAAGAGAAACACATCCGCGCCGAATAG